In one window of Comamonas testosteroni DNA:
- a CDS encoding ISL3 family transposase — protein sequence MLDSKLLQALGGWEGYVVERVQWPQGDSRTVSIYLKPQASVMHCERCGAQCSQVHETTTRRVRDLALFEYRVVLHVPRRRLWCDSCGGPHLEKLSWLGRYQRVTDRLAQACSQLLRSSSIKAVAAFFDLGWHTVKSIDKALLLANTAQPQWDQIEYLAMDEFALHKGHRYATVVVDPISRQVLWVGQGRSRETARQFFEQLPAGVAQRIRAVAIDMTTAYELEIKAHCPNAEIVYDLFHVVAKYGREVIDRVRVDQANLLRQQPSARKVLKSSRWLLLRNRNKLQPQQAVQLKELLAANQPLMTVYVLRDELKQLWFYRRATWAHRAWRHWCDQAHQSGIAALSTFAQRLQSYLHGIIARCRHPLNTSVVEGINNTIKVIKRRAYGYRDQDYFFLKIRAAFPGNAR from the coding sequence ATGCTGGACTCGAAGTTATTGCAGGCTCTTGGCGGCTGGGAGGGCTACGTGGTTGAACGTGTGCAGTGGCCCCAGGGCGATAGCCGCACCGTGTCGATTTATCTGAAGCCGCAGGCCAGCGTCATGCATTGCGAGCGCTGCGGTGCGCAGTGCAGCCAAGTCCATGAGACCACGACACGGCGCGTGCGCGATCTGGCATTGTTCGAGTACAGAGTGGTGCTACATGTGCCGCGTCGGCGTCTGTGGTGCGATAGCTGTGGTGGCCCGCACCTGGAGAAACTCAGCTGGCTCGGTCGCTACCAGCGCGTCACAGACCGTCTGGCGCAGGCGTGCAGCCAGTTGCTTCGCAGCAGCAGCATCAAGGCGGTAGCGGCCTTCTTCGATCTGGGCTGGCACACCGTCAAGTCCATCGACAAAGCCTTGCTGCTGGCCAACACTGCGCAGCCGCAATGGGATCAGATCGAGTACCTGGCGATGGACGAGTTTGCGCTGCACAAGGGCCATCGCTACGCCACAGTCGTCGTCGACCCCATCAGCCGGCAGGTGCTGTGGGTGGGGCAAGGGCGCTCACGCGAGACGGCCCGCCAGTTCTTCGAGCAGTTGCCCGCTGGCGTTGCCCAGCGCATTCGCGCAGTTGCTATCGACATGACTACGGCTTACGAGCTGGAGATTAAGGCCCACTGCCCTAACGCCGAGATCGTCTATGACCTGTTCCATGTCGTGGCCAAGTACGGCCGGGAGGTCATCGACCGAGTGCGTGTCGATCAGGCCAACTTGCTGCGCCAACAGCCCTCAGCACGTAAGGTGCTCAAATCCAGCCGCTGGTTGCTGCTGCGCAATCGCAACAAGCTGCAGCCTCAACAAGCAGTGCAACTCAAGGAACTGCTGGCGGCCAATCAACCATTGATGACGGTATACGTCTTGCGCGACGAGCTCAAACAGTTGTGGTTCTACCGTCGTGCGACTTGGGCGCATCGCGCCTGGCGGCACTGGTGTGATCAAGCCCATCAAAGCGGCATTGCCGCACTGAGCACCTTCGCTCAGCGCTTGCAAAGCTACCTGCACGGGATCATCGCCCGATGCAGGCATCCGTTGAACACAAGTGTTGTGGAGGGCATCAACAACACCATCAAGGTCATCAAGCGCCGGGCCTATGGCTACCGCGATCAGGACTACTTCTTTCTGAAGATTCGGGCAGCATTCCCCGGTAATGCGCGATGA
- a CDS encoding oxidative damage protection protein produces the protein MARTVHCIKLGQDAEGLDFPPAPGELGKRIYESVSKQAWADWLKHQTMLINENRLNLADARARQYLARQMENHFFGGGADAAAGYVPPSAE, from the coding sequence ATGGCACGTACCGTTCACTGCATCAAGCTTGGTCAAGACGCTGAAGGCCTGGATTTCCCTCCTGCCCCGGGCGAACTGGGCAAGCGTATCTATGAAAGCGTGAGCAAGCAGGCCTGGGCCGACTGGCTCAAGCACCAGACCATGCTGATCAATGAAAACCGTCTGAACCTGGCCGATGCCCGCGCCCGCCAGTACCTGGCCCGCCAGATGGAAAACCATTTCTTTGGTGGTGGTGCCGATGCCGCAGCCGGCTATGTGCCTCCCAGCGCCGAGTAA
- a CDS encoding sulfate ABC transporter substrate-binding protein, whose protein sequence is MKNRRNFIKFPLAAGLIAGLTLSALPTLPAFAQTGVQLLNVSYDPTRELYVNYNQAFAKHWKATQNQDVTIKQSHGGSGKQARSIIDGIEADVATLALAGDIDALVKNGNVKADWQKRLPHNSAPYSSTIVFLVKKGNPKGIKDWDDLVKPGIQVITPNPKTSGGARWNYLAAWEFAKRKYGGDAQAKDFITKLYKNVPVLDTGARGSTVTFVQRGLGDVLLAWENEAYLALKEFGPEKFQIVAPSLSILAEPSVAVVDKVVDKKGTRAVAEAYLKYLYSEEAQRIAGKNFYRPTDAKVAAEFAGQFPKLELFTIDKAFGGWAAADKAHFADGGSFDQIYTKK, encoded by the coding sequence ATGAAAAATCGTCGCAACTTTATCAAGTTTCCTCTGGCTGCCGGTCTGATTGCTGGCTTGACCCTCTCGGCTCTGCCCACATTGCCCGCTTTTGCGCAAACCGGCGTGCAACTGCTCAACGTATCCTACGACCCGACACGCGAGCTGTATGTGAACTACAACCAGGCGTTCGCCAAGCACTGGAAGGCCACGCAGAATCAGGATGTGACCATCAAGCAGTCGCATGGCGGCTCGGGCAAGCAGGCGCGCTCCATCATCGACGGTATTGAGGCCGACGTGGCCACGCTGGCCCTTGCAGGCGATATCGACGCCCTGGTCAAGAACGGCAATGTCAAGGCCGACTGGCAAAAGCGCCTGCCGCACAACAGCGCGCCCTACAGCTCCACCATCGTGTTCCTGGTCAAGAAGGGCAATCCCAAGGGCATCAAGGATTGGGACGACCTGGTCAAGCCCGGCATTCAGGTGATCACTCCCAACCCCAAGACCTCGGGCGGTGCACGCTGGAACTATCTGGCGGCCTGGGAATTTGCCAAGCGCAAGTACGGCGGCGATGCACAAGCCAAGGATTTCATCACCAAGCTTTACAAGAACGTGCCCGTGCTGGACACCGGCGCGCGCGGCTCCACCGTGACCTTTGTGCAGCGCGGCCTGGGCGATGTGCTGCTGGCCTGGGAGAACGAGGCCTATCTGGCGCTCAAGGAGTTCGGCCCCGAGAAGTTCCAGATCGTCGCGCCTTCGCTGTCGATCCTGGCCGAGCCTTCGGTGGCCGTGGTCGACAAGGTGGTCGATAAAAAGGGTACGCGTGCCGTGGCCGAGGCCTATCTGAAGTATCTGTACTCCGAGGAGGCCCAGCGCATTGCCGGCAAGAACTTCTACCGCCCGACCGATGCCAAGGTGGCGGCCGAGTTTGCCGGCCAGTTCCCCAAGCTGGAGCTGTTCACTATCGACAAGGCTTTTGGCGGCTGGGCAGCGGCAGACAAGGCTCACTTTGCCGACGGCGGCAGCTTCGATCAGATCTACACCAAGAAATAA
- the ssuE gene encoding NADPH-dependent FMN reductase, with protein sequence MSILLIAGSPSQPSRSSALLNAVAARLQVQGLSTEPVLQLNQLEPAALLHARFDHPEIRAVTDRVARADAVVVATPVYKAAYSGLLKVFLDVLPQTALKGKLVLPLATGGSPHHMLALDYALRPVLQSLGARHILPGIYATDQGVPLLPEGGYGLAPEIAERVEDAAQLLATDLRRSAQWAAANDFESIAFADVRCSV encoded by the coding sequence ATGTCGATTTTGCTGATTGCCGGTAGTCCCTCGCAGCCTTCGCGCTCCAGTGCCTTGCTCAATGCCGTGGCCGCTCGCCTGCAGGTGCAGGGGCTGAGCACCGAGCCCGTGCTGCAGCTCAACCAGCTGGAGCCCGCAGCCCTGTTGCATGCCCGCTTCGATCACCCCGAGATTCGTGCCGTGACCGATAGAGTGGCCCGTGCCGACGCGGTGGTGGTGGCCACGCCGGTCTACAAGGCGGCCTATAGCGGCCTGCTCAAGGTGTTTCTCGATGTGCTGCCGCAGACGGCGCTCAAGGGCAAGCTGGTTCTGCCATTGGCCACTGGCGGCAGCCCTCACCATATGCTGGCGCTGGACTACGCGCTGCGCCCCGTGCTGCAGTCGCTTGGCGCGCGCCACATACTGCCGGGCATCTATGCCACCGACCAAGGTGTGCCTCTGCTGCCTGAAGGCGGCTATGGCCTGGCCCCCGAGATCGCCGAGCGCGTCGAGGATGCAGCCCAGTTGCTGGCCACCGATCTGCGCCGCAGTGCCCAATGGGCCGCAGCCAATGACTTTGAAAGCATTGCGTTTGCCGACGTGCGATGTAGCGTTTAA
- a CDS encoding sulfonate ABC transporter substrate-binding protein, translating to MTDRNNTSGVISSQLLNTTRRQWLAGTAASALALASGGLHAQQGSGTAGGQRVLRVGHQKGWLSILKNRGTLEKRLTPLGVAVRWVEFNAGPVQLEALNVGSIDFGDVGEAPPIFAQAAGAPLVYAGATVARPGLEAVIVPKGSAIRSVADLKGKRIAYNKGSNVHYFLVKLLEKHGLKYGDVQSVFLAPADARAAFEKGSVDVWVIWDPFLASAQKALDARLLADARGVVNNRAYYFTSRDYASRNADVLRIAIEEIAAIDAWASKNKSAAAAELSQILGLDTAVTELYLSRAEFGTKAVNAEILGEQQKIADTFFDLKLIPKKLNLLHAAPVDLLASR from the coding sequence ATGACTGATCGCAACAACACTTCTGGCGTCATTTCGTCGCAATTGCTGAACACCACACGCCGTCAGTGGCTGGCAGGTACGGCCGCCTCGGCGCTGGCCCTGGCCTCGGGTGGACTGCATGCGCAGCAGGGCAGTGGCACGGCAGGCGGGCAGCGAGTGCTGCGTGTGGGCCATCAAAAAGGCTGGCTGTCGATTCTCAAGAATCGCGGCACGCTGGAAAAGCGCCTGACCCCGCTGGGCGTGGCCGTGCGCTGGGTCGAGTTCAACGCCGGTCCCGTGCAGCTGGAAGCGCTCAATGTAGGCTCCATCGACTTTGGCGATGTGGGCGAGGCTCCACCCATCTTTGCCCAGGCCGCCGGTGCGCCCCTGGTCTATGCGGGTGCCACCGTGGCACGCCCAGGTCTGGAAGCGGTGATCGTTCCCAAGGGCTCGGCGATCCGCAGTGTGGCCGACCTCAAGGGCAAGCGCATTGCCTACAACAAGGGCTCCAACGTCCATTATTTCCTGGTCAAGCTGCTGGAAAAGCATGGCCTGAAGTACGGCGATGTGCAGTCGGTCTTTCTGGCTCCTGCCGATGCGCGTGCCGCCTTCGAGAAAGGCTCGGTCGATGTCTGGGTGATCTGGGACCCGTTCCTGGCCTCGGCCCAGAAGGCTCTGGATGCACGCCTGCTGGCCGATGCCAGGGGCGTGGTCAACAACCGCGCCTACTACTTCACCTCGCGTGACTATGCGAGCCGCAATGCCGATGTGCTGCGCATCGCGATCGAGGAAATCGCTGCCATCGATGCTTGGGCCAGCAAGAACAAGAGCGCAGCAGCGGCAGAGCTGTCGCAGATCCTGGGCCTGGACACCGCCGTGACCGAGCTGTACCTGAGCCGCGCCGAGTTCGGCACCAAGGCCGTGAATGCCGAAATCCTGGGTGAGCAGCAAAAGATTGCCGACACTTTCTTCGATCTCAAGTTGATTCCCAAGAAGCTCAATTTGCTGCATGCCGCGCCCGTGGACTTGCTGGCCAGCCGCTGA
- a CDS encoding sulfonate ABC transporter substrate-binding protein, translating to MSSASSSPRFHRGRRQALQLLGTTAFSWSLAAYYANDALAQSVPAIAAPAQLRIGYQKSAVNLVVLKQHGVLEKRFPGTKISWLEFPAGPQLLEALSAGSLDFGLTGDSPPVFAQAAGKDLRYVGAEPPKPESSAILVLADSPLKTLADLKGRRVALQKGSSAHYLLVRALDKAGIAWAEIQPVYLAPADARAAFERASVDAWAIWDPFYAATELSIRARVLTTGEGLTGNNSFYLASRGLVEHHPQLIKALFDELTRADQLVQASRKEAVQLLAAFSGLDANVVSRFIGRRPSSPTTLLNPAIVLEQQRVADTFFRLGVIPRQVKVADIVWQPTAAEYAGYGQAGPAASSITPAVASRF from the coding sequence ATGAGTTCAGCATCCTCTTCACCCCGTTTCCATCGCGGCCGTCGCCAGGCTCTGCAACTGCTGGGCACCACGGCTTTCAGCTGGAGCCTGGCCGCCTATTACGCCAACGATGCACTGGCCCAGTCTGTGCCGGCTATTGCAGCTCCGGCCCAGTTGCGCATCGGCTATCAGAAGTCAGCCGTCAATCTGGTCGTGCTCAAGCAGCATGGCGTTCTGGAAAAGCGCTTTCCAGGCACCAAGATCAGCTGGCTGGAGTTTCCAGCCGGGCCGCAGTTGCTGGAGGCGCTGTCGGCCGGCAGTCTGGACTTTGGCCTGACTGGCGATTCGCCACCCGTGTTTGCCCAGGCTGCGGGCAAGGATCTGCGCTATGTAGGGGCCGAGCCGCCCAAGCCTGAAAGCTCGGCCATTCTCGTGCTCGCCGATTCGCCGCTGAAAACCCTGGCCGACCTCAAGGGCAGGCGTGTGGCGCTGCAAAAAGGCTCAAGCGCCCATTACCTGCTGGTGCGTGCGCTGGACAAGGCCGGTATTGCCTGGGCCGAGATTCAGCCCGTGTATCTGGCCCCGGCCGATGCGCGTGCAGCGTTCGAGCGCGCAAGCGTCGATGCCTGGGCCATCTGGGACCCGTTCTATGCGGCCACCGAGCTGAGCATCCGAGCGCGCGTGCTGACCACCGGCGAAGGTCTGACGGGCAACAACTCGTTCTATCTGGCCTCGCGCGGCCTGGTCGAGCACCATCCCCAGCTCATCAAGGCCTTGTTCGACGAGCTCACGCGCGCCGATCAGCTGGTGCAGGCCTCGCGCAAGGAGGCAGTGCAACTGCTGGCTGCCTTCAGCGGTCTGGACGCGAATGTGGTCAGCCGCTTTATCGGCCGCCGGCCCAGCTCGCCGACCACGCTGCTCAATCCCGCCATCGTGCTCGAGCAGCAGCGCGTGGCCGATACCTTTTTTCGTCTGGGCGTGATTCCACGCCAGGTGAAGGTGGCCGACATCGTCTGGCAGCCCACAGCGGCGGAATACGCGGGCTATGGCCAGGCGGGCCCCGCCGCGTCATCCATCACGCCCGCCGTGGCATCCAGGTTCTAA